The following are encoded together in the Proteiniphilum saccharofermentans genome:
- the gpmA gene encoding 2,3-diphosphoglycerate-dependent phosphoglycerate mutase — protein MKKVVLIRHGESVWNKENRFTGWTDVDLSEKGIAEAHKAGKLLKEEGFQFEKAYTSYLKRAVKTLNVVLDEMDLDWIPVEKTWRLNEKHYGMLQGLNKAETAEKYGDEQVLIWRRSYDVPPTPLDKEDERSPFQDPRYKGVDEKDLPLTEALKDTVERILPYWNNTIVPEMEKFDQVIVAAHGNSLRGIIKHLKNISDEDIVSLNLPTAVPYVFEFDDDMNLQKDYFLGDPEEIKKLMDAVANQGKAK, from the coding sequence ATGAAGAAAGTAGTCTTAATTCGCCACGGCGAGAGCGTATGGAACAAAGAGAATCGCTTTACCGGATGGACCGATGTGGATCTCTCCGAAAAGGGTATTGCAGAAGCGCATAAAGCAGGTAAACTGTTGAAAGAAGAGGGTTTTCAATTCGAAAAAGCCTATACTTCCTATCTGAAAAGGGCAGTAAAGACTTTGAATGTGGTACTGGATGAGATGGATCTGGACTGGATCCCGGTAGAGAAAACCTGGCGGTTGAATGAAAAGCATTACGGCATGCTCCAAGGGTTGAACAAGGCTGAGACGGCAGAAAAGTATGGCGACGAACAGGTACTTATCTGGCGTCGTAGTTACGACGTGCCTCCTACACCACTGGATAAGGAAGACGAACGCTCACCATTCCAGGATCCGCGCTACAAAGGAGTTGACGAAAAGGACCTTCCGCTCACCGAAGCGTTGAAAGATACTGTAGAGCGCATTCTTCCTTACTGGAACAATACTATTGTACCGGAAATGGAAAAATTCGACCAGGTAATCGTAGCTGCTCACGGCAACAGCCTCCGCGGTATCATCAAACACCTGAAAAATATCTCCGACGAAGATATTGTAAGCCTGAACCTGCCAACCGCAGTTCCCTATGTTTTCGAATTCGATGACGACATGAATCTGCAGAAAGATTATTTCTTAGGTGATCCCGAAGAGATCAAAAAACTGATGGATGCTGTGGCTAACCAGGGAAAAGCTAAATAA
- a CDS encoding TlpA family protein disulfide reductase — translation MKYLSFCLVSVISFVLSSGSVKTDLPSSGYHPGETIPDIALTDLEGNWRNLHDYKGKKVVVSFWATYHAQSRANNVQLYNYLQNRDSDVEFVSVVFDENRNVVEKTLMLDRLENMSQFYEISGTGSEIYKKFRLNERFRNYLIDENGVIIAMNITPEDLKTIL, via the coding sequence ATGAAGTACTTAAGCTTTTGCCTTGTATCGGTGATTTCATTCGTGTTGTCATCGGGTTCGGTAAAAACTGATTTACCTTCTTCCGGTTATCATCCCGGCGAGACGATTCCTGATATCGCTTTAACGGATTTGGAAGGTAATTGGCGCAACCTGCACGATTATAAAGGCAAAAAAGTAGTGGTCAGTTTTTGGGCCACTTACCATGCCCAATCCAGAGCGAACAATGTTCAACTCTACAATTATCTTCAAAATAGGGATAGTGATGTTGAATTTGTTTCAGTGGTTTTCGATGAAAATAGAAATGTAGTGGAAAAAACACTGATGTTGGACAGGCTGGAGAATATGTCTCAATTCTATGAGATAAGTGGAACCGGTTCTGAAATCTATAAAAAATTCAGACTGAACGAAAGGTTCCGCAACTACTTAATAGATGAGAACGGAGTAATCATCGCGATGAATATCACTCCCGAAGATTTGAAAACAATCCTTTAA
- a CDS encoding DUF5106 domain-containing protein, whose translation MKHNLSIIALAGSMLITGFSCLSSKKAQTESVEEKQIPVQTVVPDTFVLPQIPEIMKEPEERAGYLVMHYWDRFDFADRNLIRRPEITEQAFVDYINILGYVPKENADASLRYALQKAEADTMMYVHFTELFEKYLYDPNSPFRNEEYYLPVLQEVVNSPLLTEERRSRYGFQQEMARKNRVGESANDFTYTVSSGESFRLYDLKSEYTLLMFTNPGCSTCAAVTERLKESKELRDALSMNSPSRTMITILALSPDNDYAEWSAHLPEMPLQWIYAYDKSGEIMTKRLYDIRAFPSLYLLSKDKKVILKDTSIEAIESFFAVH comes from the coding sequence ATGAAACATAATCTTTCAATCATAGCTTTGGCCGGGTCGATGTTGATAACCGGTTTCTCCTGTCTGTCGAGTAAAAAAGCGCAGACAGAATCCGTTGAAGAAAAACAGATACCGGTACAAACTGTCGTGCCGGATACGTTTGTCTTGCCACAGATCCCTGAAATCATGAAAGAGCCTGAAGAGAGAGCCGGATATTTAGTAATGCATTACTGGGACAGGTTTGATTTTGCTGACCGAAACCTGATCCGGCGGCCGGAAATTACCGAGCAGGCTTTTGTAGATTATATCAATATCCTGGGGTATGTACCAAAAGAAAATGCTGATGCTTCACTTCGGTATGCATTACAGAAGGCGGAGGCCGACACAATGATGTATGTGCATTTCACTGAGTTGTTCGAGAAATATCTCTACGATCCCAACTCTCCTTTTCGTAATGAGGAGTACTATCTACCCGTATTGCAGGAGGTGGTAAACTCTCCGTTATTAACCGAAGAGAGACGTTCGCGATATGGGTTTCAACAGGAAATGGCTCGGAAAAACCGTGTTGGGGAGAGCGCCAATGATTTTACTTATACGGTCTCATCGGGAGAATCTTTCCGTTTGTATGACCTGAAGAGCGAATATACATTGCTGATGTTTACCAATCCGGGTTGTTCTACCTGTGCGGCAGTGACAGAGCGCCTCAAAGAGTCTAAAGAGTTGAGAGATGCATTGTCTATGAACAGCCCGTCGCGTACTATGATTACCATTCTTGCGCTTTCGCCGGATAATGATTATGCAGAATGGAGTGCACATCTTCCTGAAATGCCTCTGCAATGGATCTATGCATATGATAAAAGCGGGGAAATTATGACGAAAAGATTGTATGATATAAGAGCATTTCCCTCCCTTTACCTGTTGAGTAAGGATAAAAAAGTAATTCTTAAGGACACTTCCATAGAGGCGATTGAGTCTTTCTTTGCTGTTCATTGA
- a CDS encoding DNA polymerase III subunit gamma/tau, with product MDTFVVSARKYRPSTFKSVVGQEALTTTLKNAIAGNKLAHAYLFSGPRGVGKTTCARIFAKTINCLNPAADHEACNQCESCVAFNEQRSYNIHELDAASNNGVDDIRNLIDQVRVPPQIGRYKVYIIDEVHMLSQAAFNSFLKTLEEPPAHAIFILATTEKQKIIPTILSRCQVYDFNRITIADTVAHLQYVADQEGVITEPEALNIIAQKADGGMRDALSIFDQTVSYTGGNITYQAVIENLNVLDYEYYFRLSDAILDGNVVECLLILNDILNRGFEGQYIISGISNHFRDLLVCKDAATAQLFQVGASIRERYVTMAQKCSNQFLYQAIEISNECDLNYRLSKNKRLLLELSLIRLCQLSNRDDASGMKTEKKRTIEPIVSKEKPAQTDTGQEKAPETEKITEKEKVTERETTTQGNPYSEKENDSGKKNISGTDNDGQKPAASNIRKPAEAAVSLKKKTVSLSGMGVSLSSITSKKEEENSSSGSEAQQQNGKNLFTESELVNAWKDYADSLNEEKLLKNTMTLYHPRMLNDTLFEVEVNTELNKQYLTDHSIALLSFLREKLRNDDITMTIRIAETNAIKKPLTSREIFDEMVQQNPSLQKLSDEFGLELS from the coding sequence ATGGATACATTTGTTGTTTCCGCAAGAAAATACAGACCCTCTACATTCAAATCGGTTGTGGGGCAGGAGGCCCTTACCACCACTTTGAAGAATGCAATTGCCGGTAATAAACTGGCACATGCCTACCTGTTTAGCGGCCCCCGGGGTGTCGGGAAGACTACTTGTGCCCGCATTTTCGCGAAAACAATTAATTGTCTTAACCCTGCCGCCGACCATGAGGCGTGTAACCAATGTGAATCGTGTGTGGCATTCAATGAACAGCGTTCTTATAATATCCACGAATTGGATGCGGCCTCCAATAATGGTGTGGACGATATCCGGAACCTGATCGACCAGGTACGTGTCCCTCCCCAGATAGGAAGATATAAAGTATATATCATCGATGAGGTGCATATGCTCTCGCAAGCGGCCTTCAACTCTTTCCTGAAAACATTGGAAGAACCGCCGGCGCACGCTATCTTCATTCTCGCCACCACGGAGAAGCAGAAGATTATCCCTACCATCCTGTCCCGTTGCCAGGTGTATGATTTCAACCGTATCACTATTGCCGATACGGTTGCGCACCTGCAATATGTGGCGGACCAGGAAGGAGTAATAACTGAACCCGAAGCACTGAATATTATCGCCCAGAAAGCAGATGGCGGAATGCGTGACGCACTTTCCATCTTTGATCAGACAGTAAGTTATACCGGTGGGAATATCACCTATCAAGCTGTGATCGAAAATCTGAATGTACTCGATTATGAATACTATTTCAGATTATCCGACGCTATTCTCGACGGGAATGTGGTGGAATGTTTGCTGATATTGAACGACATCCTAAACAGGGGATTTGAAGGACAATATATCATCAGTGGCATCTCCAACCATTTCCGGGACTTATTGGTATGCAAAGACGCAGCAACTGCACAGTTATTCCAGGTGGGAGCATCCATCCGTGAGCGATATGTCACAATGGCCCAAAAGTGCAGCAATCAGTTCTTGTACCAAGCTATTGAAATATCAAATGAATGTGACCTGAACTACCGGCTTAGCAAAAATAAACGGCTTTTGTTAGAATTATCGCTGATACGGCTATGTCAACTATCCAATCGGGATGATGCTTCCGGAATGAAAACAGAAAAAAAAAGAACTATTGAACCAATAGTATCGAAAGAGAAGCCGGCACAAACAGATACCGGGCAGGAGAAGGCGCCCGAAACGGAAAAAATTACAGAAAAAGAAAAGGTTACAGAAAGAGAGACTACCACTCAAGGGAATCCATATTCGGAAAAAGAGAATGATTCCGGGAAAAAAAATATCTCCGGAACAGACAATGATGGGCAGAAACCGGCGGCAAGCAACATACGTAAGCCTGCCGAAGCTGCCGTATCATTGAAAAAGAAAACAGTCTCACTCTCAGGAATGGGTGTATCGCTCTCCTCTATCACCAGCAAAAAAGAAGAGGAAAACTCTTCCTCAGGATCTGAGGCACAGCAGCAGAATGGTAAAAACCTTTTCACCGAAAGTGAACTGGTGAATGCCTGGAAAGATTATGCTGACAGCCTGAACGAAGAGAAGCTTCTCAAGAATACAATGACGCTCTATCATCCCAGGATGCTAAACGATACCCTGTTCGAAGTGGAAGTAAACACGGAACTCAACAAGCAATATCTCACTGACCATAGCATTGCCCTTCTCTCTTTCCTGAGGGAAAAATTGAGAAATGACGACATCACCATGACCATCAGGATCGCGGAGACAAATGCCATCAAGAAGCCACTCACTTCACGTGAGATATTCGATGAGATGGTACAACAAAATCCTTCACTGCAAAAACTTTCCGACGAGTTTGGACTGGAACTGAGTTAA
- a CDS encoding M15 family metallopeptidase: protein MTKSGLPSEITDTTSHYWLHDDVETSETIPVGNDTIIDAAYTFEEAISGTKAPRSIIDQLTLFDVTYLSTDGRIHRGQILSNKIIEEEIKKIFRFMLDKEFVIEKAIPIVKYNWNDSLSMDDNNSYSFCYRDITYSKHAAGMAIDINPRFNPLRWKGEERPNKPEGAVRDTTVNGTLYPGHPVVEEFRKLGFRWGHTFTRFYDDHHFEKR from the coding sequence GTGACAAAATCCGGACTACCCTCCGAAATTACCGATACAACCTCGCACTATTGGCTTCACGATGATGTGGAAACATCTGAGACAATACCTGTTGGAAATGACACAATAATTGATGCTGCCTACACCTTTGAAGAGGCTATTTCCGGTACCAAAGCCCCCCGGAGCATTATTGACCAATTAACTCTTTTCGATGTAACATATCTCTCTACCGACGGGCGTATCCACCGCGGACAAATACTTTCCAACAAAATAATAGAAGAAGAGATCAAGAAGATCTTCAGGTTTATGCTCGACAAGGAGTTCGTCATCGAAAAGGCAATCCCTATTGTGAAATACAACTGGAACGACAGTTTGTCGATGGATGACAACAACAGCTACAGTTTCTGTTACCGCGACATCACCTACTCAAAGCATGCGGCAGGAATGGCTATTGACATCAATCCCCGCTTCAACCCTTTACGATGGAAGGGAGAAGAACGCCCCAACAAACCGGAAGGAGCAGTACGGGATACCACCGTAAACGGTACCCTCTATCCCGGCCATCCGGTAGTGGAAGAGTTCAGGAAACTCGGGTTCCGATGGGGGCATACCTTTACAAGATTCTATGATGACCATCATTTTGAGAAAAGGTGA
- a CDS encoding YifB family Mg chelatase-like AAA ATPase: MLVKLFGAAVQGIDATLITIEVNCSRGIRFMLVGLPDASVKESHERIVSAVEVNGLKFPRQQIVINMSPADIRKEGSAYDLPLAVGILAASGSVSRARLGDYLIMGELSLDGTILPLRGALPIALMAREKGFKGFVLPVANAKEAAVVEGLDVYGVNNIREVAAFFNGEQELCPTKIDLQREFLEGRSSFELDFSDVKGQENVKRALEVAAAGGHNVILIGTPGSGKSMMAKRMSSILPPFSLEEALETTKIHSVAGKTDLGRSLMTARPFRSPHHTISDVAMVGGGAYPQPGEISLAHNGILFLDELPEFSRNVLEVMRQPLEDRKITISRAKFTVDYPAGFMLVAAMNPCPCGYHNHPDKKCICPPGAVQKYLNKISGPLLDRIDIQIEIVPVPFEKISDPVPAEQSADIRKRVVRAREIQLHRFKNRKGIFCNAQMNGRMLREYASPDQRGMQLLRAAMERLNLSARAYDRILKVSRTIADLEGNEQVQPSHLAEAINYRNLDRANWAL; the protein is encoded by the coding sequence ATGCTGGTCAAGTTGTTTGGAGCGGCTGTACAGGGTATCGATGCAACGCTCATTACCATTGAAGTTAACTGTTCGAGAGGGATTAGGTTTATGCTGGTAGGCCTGCCGGATGCCTCTGTGAAAGAAAGCCATGAACGTATCGTATCAGCCGTCGAAGTAAACGGGCTGAAATTTCCACGTCAACAGATCGTTATCAATATGTCTCCTGCGGATATCCGGAAGGAAGGGTCGGCGTATGACCTGCCGCTTGCCGTCGGCATCCTTGCTGCTTCCGGATCGGTTTCCCGTGCCAGATTGGGTGACTATCTGATAATGGGTGAATTGTCGCTCGACGGAACCATTCTTCCTTTGAGGGGAGCGTTACCCATTGCGCTGATGGCAAGGGAGAAAGGTTTCAAAGGGTTTGTCCTGCCGGTGGCGAATGCAAAGGAAGCCGCAGTGGTGGAGGGATTGGATGTTTATGGAGTGAATAATATCCGTGAGGTCGCCGCTTTCTTTAATGGAGAACAGGAGTTATGCCCAACAAAGATCGATCTGCAACGTGAGTTTCTGGAGGGACGCTCTTCTTTCGAACTCGATTTTTCAGATGTGAAGGGGCAGGAAAACGTGAAGCGGGCGTTAGAAGTAGCTGCTGCCGGAGGGCATAACGTGATTCTTATTGGTACTCCGGGTTCGGGAAAGTCGATGATGGCAAAACGAATGTCCTCTATCCTGCCTCCTTTTTCGTTGGAAGAGGCACTGGAGACTACAAAGATACATAGTGTGGCCGGTAAAACTGATCTGGGCAGGTCGCTTATGACCGCCCGTCCCTTTCGCTCTCCTCATCATACCATCAGTGATGTGGCGATGGTGGGTGGAGGGGCATATCCCCAGCCCGGCGAGATAAGTCTGGCGCATAATGGAATTTTATTCCTGGATGAACTGCCTGAATTCAGCAGGAATGTGCTGGAAGTGATGCGACAACCGTTAGAAGATCGTAAGATCACCATCTCCCGTGCCAAATTCACGGTGGACTATCCTGCCGGGTTTATGCTGGTCGCAGCAATGAATCCCTGTCCCTGTGGCTATCATAATCATCCGGATAAGAAGTGTATATGTCCTCCCGGAGCAGTACAGAAATATCTCAATAAGATTTCGGGGCCGCTTCTGGACAGGATCGATATTCAGATAGAAATTGTGCCGGTTCCCTTCGAAAAAATATCCGACCCTGTCCCCGCAGAACAGAGTGCTGATATACGTAAGAGAGTCGTGAGAGCAAGGGAGATACAGTTGCACCGGTTCAAAAACAGAAAAGGAATCTTTTGTAATGCACAGATGAACGGTAGGATGTTACGTGAATATGCTTCTCCCGACCAGAGAGGAATGCAACTGTTAAGGGCAGCAATGGAAAGGCTCAACCTCTCAGCCCGTGCCTACGACCGCATATTGAAGGTGTCCCGTACCATTGCTGATCTCGAGGGGAATGAACAGGTACAGCCATCTCATCTGGCGGAGGCAATTAACTACCGGAATTTAGACAGGGCGAATTGGGCATTGTAA
- a CDS encoding TlpA family protein disulfide reductase yields the protein MVTWLSADTLAIDTINVDTKGKFNYRNQIDTLTTFSLYLNNYESVAVVFADKGQSLKVKGDALLPDLIEVTGNEINNDLTLFKTQNRELLAQRGQLLLNLSRESHVDTILNKPMSRHDEIARLQLLNHELISQAEEFIEKNPGKFSSLILINNFFINSDNPQALERVLGYLQGDVTNTQYAARLRSYSERINRSGEGVQMPYFILKDKEGNSIYSHQFKGKYLLLSFVSTAGIESRETIDLLKEAYREVNRDSVEFLTVYIDSDIYPVEYVENDSIPWSVVPEKRSWGSDIVDAYNVQYIPFNILIAPDGNIKVRNIPAQGVVNAIRNSTED from the coding sequence TTGGTTACCTGGCTTTCTGCAGATACACTGGCCATCGATACAATCAATGTAGACACAAAAGGAAAATTCAATTACAGAAACCAAATCGATACGCTTACCACTTTTTCACTCTATCTGAACAATTATGAGAGTGTTGCAGTTGTTTTTGCAGACAAAGGACAATCTTTGAAGGTGAAGGGTGATGCTTTGTTGCCGGATCTTATTGAAGTGACCGGTAATGAGATCAATAACGATCTGACGCTGTTCAAGACGCAAAACCGTGAATTGCTTGCGCAACGGGGGCAGTTGTTGCTTAACCTGAGCAGGGAATCCCACGTTGATACTATCCTCAATAAGCCGATGTCCCGCCATGATGAGATTGCCAGATTGCAATTGCTCAATCATGAATTGATATCACAGGCGGAAGAATTTATCGAGAAAAATCCCGGCAAATTTTCCAGTCTTATCCTCATCAATAATTTTTTTATAAATAGCGATAATCCTCAGGCACTGGAACGGGTATTGGGATATCTGCAGGGAGATGTGACCAATACTCAGTATGCTGCCCGGCTCAGATCCTATTCTGAAAGGATCAACCGCTCGGGCGAAGGTGTGCAGATGCCCTATTTTATACTCAAAGACAAAGAAGGGAATAGTATCTATTCTCACCAATTCAAAGGAAAATATCTGCTGCTTTCTTTTGTTTCTACCGCAGGGATTGAATCGCGTGAGACAATCGATTTGCTGAAAGAGGCATACCGGGAAGTCAATAGGGACAGTGTGGAGTTCCTTACTGTATATATCGATTCCGATATTTATCCCGTGGAATATGTGGAAAATGATTCTATTCCCTGGAGTGTGGTTCCCGAGAAAAGGAGTTGGGGATCGGATATTGTAGACGCGTACAATGTGCAATATATACCATTTAATATTCTGATCGCTCCCGACGGCAATATCAAAGTACGCAATATTCCCGCTCAGGGAGTAGTGAATGCAATCAGAAATTCTACCGAAGATTAA
- a CDS encoding glycosyltransferase, producing MFFSIIIPLYNRPDEVDELLESLCKQTDKQFEVVVVEDGSTRKSDTVVKKYRDKLDIIYFEKPNSGPGLTRNAGAAGAKYDYLIFFDSDCIIPPNYIETVSHFLEDHWVDAYGGPDAALPSFTITQKAINYSMTSFFTTGGIRGGKKSMEKFNPRSFNLGVSQKAFEAIGGYGAMRFGEDIDLSLRLLKNGFQTALIPGAFVYHKRRSTFRQFFKQVYNSGIARINLHLIHPGSLKAVHLLPSLFVVGITFSLLLSLLYTPFLLIPLVYSLLVFIDSFIKNSSFEVALYSVIAAWVQITGYGTGFLSAVWRRLILKKGEFKAFEKKFYD from the coding sequence ATGTTTTTTTCAATTATCATACCTCTTTATAATCGTCCTGATGAGGTGGATGAACTTCTCGAAAGCCTTTGCAAACAGACAGACAAGCAATTTGAAGTAGTGGTTGTTGAGGATGGGTCTACCCGGAAGAGCGATACCGTGGTGAAGAAATACCGTGACAAACTGGATATCATCTATTTCGAAAAACCCAATTCAGGTCCCGGCCTCACCAGAAATGCAGGAGCGGCGGGTGCAAAGTATGATTACCTTATCTTCTTCGATTCAGATTGTATCATTCCGCCGAATTATATCGAAACCGTTTCACATTTTCTTGAAGACCATTGGGTGGACGCTTACGGGGGTCCGGATGCGGCACTGCCCTCTTTTACCATCACACAAAAGGCGATCAATTATTCCATGACCTCATTTTTTACGACAGGTGGTATCCGCGGCGGGAAAAAGTCGATGGAAAAATTCAATCCCAGAAGTTTTAACCTGGGGGTATCCCAAAAAGCATTTGAGGCCATAGGCGGTTATGGAGCCATGCGATTCGGGGAAGATATCGATCTTAGCTTACGCCTGCTGAAAAACGGGTTCCAAACCGCACTTATTCCCGGCGCTTTCGTGTATCATAAACGCAGGAGCACTTTCAGGCAATTCTTTAAACAGGTATATAATTCAGGTATTGCACGTATCAACCTGCATCTTATTCACCCGGGTTCACTCAAGGCAGTACATCTGTTACCTTCCCTTTTTGTGGTAGGGATAACATTCAGCCTTCTTTTATCACTTTTGTATACCCCGTTTTTGCTTATCCCATTGGTTTACTCCCTGTTGGTTTTTATCGATTCGTTTATAAAAAACAGCTCGTTCGAAGTGGCACTTTACAGTGTTATTGCGGCCTGGGTTCAAATCACAGGATATGGCACGGGATTCCTGTCTGCCGTATGGAGACGGCTGATCCTCAAAAAAGGTGAATTCAAAGCCTTTGAAAAAAAATTCTATGATTAA
- the upp gene encoding uracil phosphoribosyltransferase, producing MEVYNFSDSNSLLNSFIREIRDITIQNDRLRFRRNIERIGEIMAYEISKGFQYKKIEVNTPLDVVEVSIPDEDVVIATILRAGLPFHHGILNYFDGAENAFVSAYRKYKETGHQSFDIHIEYIASPSIEGKTLILADPMLATGSSMDLTYRALLTKGTPAQIHIATIIASRQAIDYCKANFPEDKTTIWAAAIDPDLNESSYIVPGIGDAGDLAYGQKI from the coding sequence ATGGAAGTATACAACTTTTCGGACAGTAATTCTCTACTTAACTCTTTTATCCGTGAAATAAGGGATATTACCATTCAGAACGACCGGCTCCGGTTCCGCCGAAACATAGAACGTATCGGTGAGATTATGGCTTACGAAATCAGTAAAGGATTCCAGTATAAGAAAATTGAGGTAAATACACCGCTTGATGTGGTGGAAGTGAGCATTCCGGATGAGGATGTTGTTATTGCTACTATCCTTAGGGCGGGACTCCCGTTCCATCATGGCATATTGAATTATTTCGACGGGGCGGAAAATGCTTTTGTATCTGCTTACAGAAAATACAAGGAGACAGGCCATCAGTCGTTCGACATCCATATCGAATACATCGCATCGCCCTCGATAGAGGGGAAAACCTTGATCCTGGCCGACCCTATGCTGGCAACAGGAAGTAGTATGGATTTGACCTACAGGGCACTGCTTACCAAAGGAACTCCGGCACAAATCCATATTGCTACGATCATTGCCAGCAGACAGGCAATTGATTATTGCAAGGCCAATTTTCCTGAAGATAAAACAACGATTTGGGCTGCGGCTATCGATCCCGATTTGAATGAGTCTTCCTATATCGTACCGGGTATTGGAGATGCAGGAGATCTCGCTTACGGGCAGAAGATTTAA
- the pckA gene encoding phosphoenolpyruvate carboxykinase (ATP), whose protein sequence is MANLDLSKYGITGDFEVVHNPSYETLYQDEMNPANEGFERAKLTKSGATAVYTGKFTGRSPKDKFIVEDDITRDTLWWDGTINRPCTPEAFNYCKGLVANQLSKAKKLYVVDTFCGTNADTRMKVRFVMEVAWQAHFVTNMFIRPSHYELANYGEPDFVCLNGSKVTNDKWQEQGLNSENFTLFDLTQRMQVIGGTWYGGEMKKGMFALMNYYLPLKGIASMHCSANVGEDGDVAIFFGLSGTGKTTLSADPKRYLIGDDEHGWDEHGVFNYEGGCYAKVINLSEQNEPDIWRAIRRDALLENVTVDDEGNIDFADGSTTENTRVSYPIYHISKIVLPSRAGHANKIIYLSADAFGVLPPVSLLDDNQAQYHFLCGFTSKLAGTERGITEPQPSFSPAFGEAFLTLHPTMYAKTLVEKMNQHNAKAYLVNTGWNGTGKRISLKDTRAIIDAIIDGSIENAEKVHIPIMNLTAPAKLEGVSDILDPRNTYADKSEWEAKAKKLAAMYIENFKQYCDNDAAIALIPSGPQLD, encoded by the coding sequence ATGGCAAATTTAGATTTGAGCAAGTATGGCATTACGGGCGATTTTGAAGTCGTTCATAATCCTTCCTACGAGACGCTTTACCAGGATGAAATGAATCCGGCGAACGAAGGTTTCGAGAGAGCTAAATTAACGAAGAGCGGCGCTACTGCCGTTTATACCGGTAAATTCACCGGCCGTTCTCCCAAAGATAAATTCATCGTAGAAGATGATATCACAAGAGATACCCTGTGGTGGGATGGCACTATCAACCGTCCTTGCACCCCGGAAGCATTCAACTATTGCAAAGGGTTGGTAGCCAACCAGCTTTCCAAAGCAAAAAAACTGTATGTAGTGGACACCTTCTGCGGCACCAACGCCGATACCCGTATGAAAGTACGCTTCGTAATGGAAGTTGCCTGGCAGGCCCACTTCGTAACCAATATGTTCATTCGTCCGTCACACTACGAACTGGCCAACTACGGTGAGCCCGATTTCGTATGCCTCAACGGTTCAAAAGTAACCAATGACAAATGGCAGGAGCAAGGTTTGAACTCTGAAAACTTCACATTATTCGATCTCACCCAGAGAATGCAGGTGATCGGTGGTACCTGGTACGGCGGTGAAATGAAAAAAGGTATGTTCGCCCTGATGAACTACTATCTGCCGTTGAAAGGAATTGCTTCGATGCACTGCTCTGCCAACGTAGGCGAAGATGGTGACGTAGCTATTTTCTTCGGTCTCTCCGGAACAGGAAAAACTACTTTATCTGCCGACCCGAAACGTTACCTGATTGGAGACGACGAGCATGGATGGGATGAACATGGAGTATTCAACTACGAAGGTGGTTGTTATGCAAAAGTGATCAACCTGAGCGAACAAAACGAACCGGACATCTGGCGTGCTATCCGCCGCGATGCACTTCTGGAAAACGTAACTGTAGATGATGAAGGTAATATCGATTTCGCTGACGGTTCTACTACTGAGAACACCCGCGTTTCGTATCCTATCTACCACATCAGCAAGATCGTTCTTCCGTCACGTGCCGGTCACGCTAACAAAATCATCTACCTGTCGGCTGACGCATTCGGCGTATTGCCTCCGGTATCTCTCCTCGACGACAACCAGGCACAGTACCACTTCCTCTGCGGATTTACTTCCAAACTGGCAGGTACCGAGCGTGGTATCACCGAGCCGCAGCCTTCATTCTCTCCTGCTTTCGGAGAAGCGTTCCTCACGCTGCATCCCACTATGTATGCAAAAACGTTGGTTGAAAAGATGAATCAGCACAACGCCAAAGCATATCTGGTAAATACCGGTTGGAACGGAACAGGAAAACGTATTTCTCTGAAAGATACTCGTGCCATCATCGATGCTATCATCGACGGTTCAATCGAAAATGCAGAAAAGGTACACATCCCGATCATGAACCTGACGGCTCCTGCAAAACTGGAAGGTGTTTCTGACATCCTCGACCCGCGTAATACTTACGCCGACAAGAGTGAGTGGGAAGCCAAAGCCAAGAAACTGGCCGCCATGTATATCGAAAACTTCAAGCAATATTGCGACAACGATGCTGCCATAGCATTGATCCCTTCAGGACCGCAATTAGACTAA